A genomic stretch from Malus domestica chromosome 15, GDT2T_hap1 includes:
- the LOC103453698 gene encoding (R)-mandelonitrile beta-glucosyltransferase-like, with translation MSSPSLAEKPHAVCVPFPAQGHINPMLNVAKLLHFKGFHITFVYTEFNHKRLLKSRGPNALDGLPSFQFETIPDGLPPTDANVTQDIPSLCHSTRKKCLPHFRELLSKVNSSPDSPPVSCVVSDGVMSFTLDAAQELGIPEVLFWTTSACGFLAYMQFYRLIEKGLTPLKDPNYLTNGYLDTMIDCIPGMKDIRLKDIPSFIRTTDPDDQMLDFFLVETERAKKASAIILNTFHDFEREVLDALSTLLPPVYSIGPLNLQIGQIPADNELKLIGSNLWNEEPECLEWLDTKEPNSVVYVNFGSITVMKSEQLIEFAWGLANCRKTFLWVIRPDLVGGDSDVVPPEFVEETKDRSLLASWCPQEQVLSHPAIGGFLMHSGWNSTLESVCCGVPVICWPFFAEQQTNCRFSCKDWGIGLEIEGDVKRKYVEELVRKLMDGEEGKQMRKKALEWKKLAKQAISGPDGSSFVNFDKMVNQVLLSPRT, from the exons atgagttcGCCTAGTTTGGCAGAAAAGCCGCATGCGGTTTGCGTACCATTCCCAGCTCAAGGTCACATAAACCCCATGCTCAACGTAGCCAAACTCCTCCACTTCAAAGGCTTTCACATAACCTTTGTTTACACAGAGTTCAACCACAAACGCCTCCTTAAATCCCGAGGTCCCAACGCCCTCGATGGCCTTCCCTCCTTCCAGTTCGAAACCATCCCCGATGGACTCCCTCCAACTGATGCTAATGTTACCCAAGACATACCATCTTTGTGTCATTCCACTAGGAAAAAATGCTTGCCTCACTTTAGAGAGCTTTTGTCCAAGGTGAACTCTTCGCCCGATTCGCCTCCTGTGAGTTGCGTAGTTTCCGATGGTGTCATGAGTTTCACTCTAGATGCAGCTCAGGAACTAGGGATTCCCGAAGTGCTTTTCTGGACAACAAGCGCTTGTGGCTTCTTGGCCTACATGCAGTTTTACCGTCTCATCGAAAAGGGTCTCACTCCTCTTAAAG ATCCCAACTATTTGACAAACGGGTATTTAGATACCATGATAGATTGCATACCAGGCATGAAAGATATCCGATTGAAGGACATTCCAAGCTTCATAAGAACTACAGACCCCGATGACCAAATGCTGGATTTTTTTCTGGTCGAGACAGAACGAGCAAAAAAGGCTTCAGCTATTATTTTGAACACATTCCATGACTTTGAACGTGAAGTTTTAGATGCACTTTCAACTCTGCTTCCGCCTGTTTACTCCATCGGACCTCTAAATCTACAAATCGGTCAGATTCCGGCAGATAACGAGTTGAAATTGATCGGATCAAACCTATGGAATGAGGAACCAGAGTGCCTTGAGTGGCTTGACACTAAAGAACCCAACTCTGTGGTTTATGTCAACTTTGGAAGCATCACGGTTATGAAAAGTGAGCAGCTAATTGAGTTTGCATGGGGACTTGCAAATTGTAGGAAGACCTTTCTGTGGGTTATTAGGCCTGACCTAGTTGGTGGGGATTCAGATGTGGTTCCTCCGGAGTTTGTTGAAGAGACCAAAGATAGGAGCCTATTGGCAAGTTGGTGTCCTCAGGAACAAGTTTTGAGTCACCCAGCTATCGGAGGGTTTTTGATGCACAGCGGATGGAACTCTACCCTTGAAAGCGTGTGCTGTGGAGTGCCAGTGATTTGTTGGCCCTTCTTTGCAGAACAACAAACCAATTGCAGATTCAGTTGCAAAGATTGGGGCATAGGGTTGGAGATTGAAGGTGATGTGAAAAGAAAATATGTGGAGGAGCTTGTGAGAAAGTTAATGGACGGGGAGGAGGGCAAACAGATGAGAAAGAAAGCCTTGGAATGGAAAAAGTTGGCAAAGCAGGCCATTAGTGGTCCTGATGGATCGTCTTTTGTGAATTTTGACAAAATGGTCAACCAGGTGCTTCTGTCACCAAGAACGTAG